Genomic segment of Salvia splendens isolate huo1 chromosome 12, SspV2, whole genome shotgun sequence:
cacaatggcggacatccccaaggacatcccgacggacatccaaaaaaataataaaaaatcgggacgtccgtcgtgtcaacgcaatggcggacgtcccggaaagccgcggaactccggtgtccgcagcggacgtccgtatccgtatgcatgctgcctaatggcggacgtcccgcgcggacgtccggcacgccgatCCGACATCCGCCGGGACAtctgccattgtggatgctctaatgacgCGGTAAAATTTATTCTCGCAATGTTCTCAAATTTAGGACAAAATAATTAAGAATGTTATAAATATTAACTATTTAGATACTCCACAAATTCTCATTTTCATTTGTCTGTCTTCAATTAATTGACatccttaattttttaatatttttagtaatgtaATTCAAATTTCACAAACTCAATCtaaacatattttattataaaattaatatataaaagtaggattcacgtttcattaatttttttcactatatttttaaaatctataTCAAGTCAACCGATATCAATTAATGAAAATGAGGGAATACTTTGTACTGCATAAGATTTTAAAGGACTTGTGATCTTGGAATTTTCAAAGTCAAGTAGTAAGTAGATTTTATTAATAAAGtttccatttcagaaaaaaCAGATATTGTTATTAAGAAGGtaattgaattatttgtatCGTGTAACATTTTAAGATATTCGTGATCTTGAAATTTAAAGAAAGtcaataaatttcataaatagtTCCGcttcatgaaaaaaaaatggtattaataatataataaaattaatttagataatttgtactgaataagattttaaaatatttgtgATCTTGGAATTTTAAGAGTCAAATATCCTTTACtccaaataacaaaatttattttacaaattataCGAACTTCAATATATTTCACCATTATTGATTTGTATTTTAGATAGTAGGTATGAATTGTTTTTTCTCTCACTTGAAAACAAATTGGGCAACACCCATAAAGAGAATATTGGGCAAAATGAAATATGGGGAAAAATAGTTAAGAACCCCGAATCTTTGTATGAAGGCCCGTGATAAATGTACTAATActatttagaaaatttgaggCCCATATACTTGAAATATGGGCTAAAACGTCTTTTAGGAAAGCAGCTTGTTGGCTGTAGTCCATTCAATAATTACTTACACAAAATTTTATTGCTTTTTTAGGTTTTGTGTAGAAAGTGTATGATAATATACTTCATCcgtttcatttcaattttactTTTGCCTAGCTCCCAATAATATGAGATATGTACATGAGTGAAACGtactaaaaaattaagaaaaaaaagtgcAGTTGATAAGACACTTACTTCTCCTTGACTTAATAGATTGAAATTTCTAGTTATTACATGGTATAGGAGATTCattgttaatatttttatttaagtaaCTTGGGATACAATTCAAGTATTTTGAGACTGACATACATAGTACTTATTATTCCTCGTTCCTCAATTCAAGTCACTTAAATGCTAGATTAGACATCAATAACTCCATAAGCTTTTACATCAGTTTTAGACAATTCAAGAATCAAGATTTGAGGGAaatgttaaaataaaattagtgaaTTAGAATTTGGAATTAACTTGTAATTCACACTTTAAGAATTATCTTCTTTCATGTAAAATTAAACTCTATACAAAGATTACATACAATACCACACAAACCTTCTTATTCAATTCGAGTTTAAAAGATGAAATTTGCATGCCAAATTCAAAACATATATaatatccaaaaaaatatatatatcctatatattttcaaattcatTCCCTCCAAACTGTGTCGTCCCAATCAATTACACCGTGGCCCTCCTACCACTACCTCACaaatattcataaaataaatttatacattgacacacacacaccaaAATTGCCCATGAAAGAAAGGAAGTTGTAGACGTGCATGGACTTCAGTGTCCTACCATTCTCAGCAATAGATCCATTTTCCAACCAAAAAGTAAATATTTCTATAGTCAAGTAACGCTTCCAAATAGCCATCACATCTACAAATAATTCACTGTATAACTGAAAATATGTTCAGAAAGTTGGCCACATACAACTAATTTTCTTCCTCCCTTCCCTTCTTCAAaccaagaaaaaaaaggaaagtaaaCATTGGACTGGCAGCTGCATagcattaattaatcaaaagcaTACTACAAATAAAAAGCTAAACAGAAACGTCTACAGTTATTCGACTACAAAtaaccataattaattaatgccaAACATTAATTCCATTATTAAACCCTCAAGATCTTCCCTCTGGGTGCAAAGGGAATAACTTGAGGGTTCTATCTTCTCCTTCTTCTAAACATCTATAATCTACTTCAACGCTTTGATCGAACGCCCTCGgtccacatttccttttttgacctccacaatccaactcctcTCCCTGCAGGTGAGCCTAGTAAAATATCCGACCAGGTAAAATTTTAGATAAATTTAGTAAATTATAAAGTTACTATTTACCGCGGTAAAGGGAGGAGGCGGCCTCAGCCTGCCGAGCTTCTGCTTCTGGCGCTCACGCGCCTTGTGGTTTTGGAACCAGTAAAACACGTTTTTCCCTTCGATCTTGCCGTAATTGGCGAGCTGCGCCGTGATCTGCTCGATTTGCTGGGCGTTGGGGGTTCGCATGCCGCCTTGGTAAAGCCTCTCGAGTATTTCGATCTGCTCTTGTGCCGGACTCCACCTCGTCCCACCGGGCACCGCCTGCTGCATTCACATCAGAAGTTTCTTTTTTTCTTGTTGGATTTGAAAAAAGTGTGAAAAGGATATACTGTATCAATAAGTAGATGCATACACACTGAAAAGtctagtgtgtgtgtgtgtgttttattgcATGCAATAGAGACATTTGCATAATGTGAACTGCAATTTCTGACTTGGAAATCCAGCTTCCATACCATTTTAAATAACATACACAGCTTAATTCTAGCAGGTTTTGGTGGAAATCAGTATTTAAcatatgtattattaatattaattagaaaaataagAGATTTAATTTTGTATGGACATGTCACCTGAACTGATTCTCTTTTCTGATAATCCGAGTTTCCATGTCTCCTAGTACCACTTTCCGGTCTGATGAAGCTCTTGATATCGAACGCGGCGGCTGTGGAGGCGGATGCGGGGGCGAGGGGGCGGAGGCGCTTGCAGGCGAGGGCGAGGGTGGCCGACTCGTACCCACGTGCGACTTTCATGGAGGCTTGGGTTCGCACGGGTGACATTTTTTTGATTGGGAAAGGTTGTGgtggttatatatatatatatgtgtgtgtgtatgtgtgtgtgtgtaggcTAGAAAGGTGGTGACATTGATGAGAAGAggggaaaagaaaataaagagggAAATAAAGTTAAGAGTGAGGGTAGTAGATTAATTAAGCAAGACCAAATGATGAGGTGAGGTTGACTTGAGAATTTTCCTATCTTATAAAGAGAAATGGGAAAGTGATACCCTTCTCTATTCTAGGTCACAAAAGCAACATTAGTGTATTTGCTTTAATGATATACTACCTAGTTCATTTTCATTTGATTCCTTCTTTTATACCTagatagtaatttttatttatatgtgcTTTTTTTTAAGATTGATCACTAATGATGCTCAAATCTCATCGACTCTTATGATGACTCGAATCTCTAATCTATTGATTGAAGGGtaaatattttaccaattgAGTATATGCGACTTCTTAATATTGGACTTTTTAATTAGTGAGGATTCAGTTGTTGCTTTTATGAGAGTGGTTATTTCGGTGAGTCGTAACTGCCTAATATTTAATTTCTGTTGTATTTTTTGGATGGTATATCGGTTGGATTCATATATATCGTGAACCTTATTTCTCGTGTCATACTTTATGCCAACAATGGTCTTCACGTAAATGGTGCTAACTGCTTTGTCACATATATCATATACATGTCAATCGAAACCTACTCGATATGCGTGTTAATCGGTCATAAATTTATCGAATTTAGAAATTTCAAGCTCTAACACCTTAATTTAATGGacaaatttgataaattgcAAGTTTTCAGGCTGAATTGACATTCTTAGAGTAAGATTGCCCTGCAATACCAAGCTCCTTTATACTTTATACTTTATAGTACTACAAGTTAGTAAATATGATGAATTTATTGTTAAAAAGTATGAATTGGTAGGGGAAATAGTTTTAATTTGAATCAACTTCTATAAAAATTGTATAAGTTCAATGAATCGTACGTGTTGTTTATCGTGAATTCGGTATATATGTTTGTTTGATTATAGGATTATAGGTTCAATCCATAGTTTTCAAAGGGTGGTATATATAGTTTTCAAATTTctcacacaaaaaaaataattttaaatttgtgtTGCAATTCTACTATTGGGTTTAAATGCTAATTTGAAAGTAATATACAGTACTAAATTTTGTATCGATCTCCAATTGGCCGAATAATAATTAGTATAAACAATTATTACTCAAAGTCCCCCAAGAACTATTGGAGCtagtttatatatatagttttaaaCCAAGAAAAATGGATTCTGATTCACtctattctttttttaaaataaattaattaatcacgCCTCTAGCTTTTGGAGTGTAATTttactaaataaaatattaataaatcgAAGCAGTTTTGGAGTGGTACATAATACTGTGTGATTTAAATTcactcaaaaatgaataattgACATATGGggcatatttatataaattcatGCGTATGGTTGGGTAGTCTAATCAAACTGCTTAAATTTCTTGCTTTCATGATAACTTGTCGTCGTTTATATGCTTTTCGGTGGCTCTCTCTCTACAAAGAGGTGAGAGAAAAGAATGTTAAGAAGTTAAAAACAAAACTCTTCCAATCCCAAAACATGAAAATGCAAACACACCTTTTCCTTTTCAAGATACGGATGTGGTGTGTCGCCTCACACCTACTGAATGTGTTAGAATATGGAAACCAAATCAGTGGGAAATCAAATCATGTAACTTAGGAAATAATCGTAAaattaatatgtaattgatagCGTATGTAATTAGGGGATTCTTATCATGTGTAATTAGAGTAATCCTCTATATTAAGAGGATTGCTCCATTGATGAAATATACACACAGAAAATTCCTCCAGCTATGTCTTCTATCGTTTCTTCCCTCTCTCGGTTATCACCAAtcaacatggtaccagagcaggTTGAACAATAGGAACTCAGAttttatcatcatcatcgtccAAATATACCTATCTCAAACCTTCTTACCAAGAGGCAGAAAACCTGCATCAAAACAAACACCACAATGTCAGATTCAGAGGAACCAAAGGAGACCACAAATCCAATCGTGAACTTCTCAGACGATTTTGCAGCAAAATTTGCAGAATTCATCCGGCAGAGCATGCAAAGCTCCTCAACTCCACCTCCAAAACCGGCAGCCAACCCAGACAACCTAGGCGAGATTGTTATCTCAACCAAATTTTCGGGAGATAACTATCCTCTCTGGGCGAACCTCATCAAACGAGCGATTGGTGGGAAGGGATTATCCTCCCACATCTCACGGGATTCAGAGACACCACCGACCACCGATCCTAACTACGCAACATGGCAAAAGTTGGATCACTGTGTGTTCGGGTGGATAATCAACAAACGAGGTTTCACAATACCCAACGGCAAAGGAACTATGGGAGGGATTGGCGGTGACGTATGGTAGTGGAGGAGACTCGCTACAAGTCTACGACCTGCAAAGAAAGGCGAGCAATATGAAACAGGGGGagatgacacttgaacaactGTGGAACAAACTCCAAAACATCTGGATGTCAATCGACCGAAAAAAGCCCAACCCGATGAAGTGCGCGGAGGACATTGCAACACACAACAAGGAGACACAAGAAATACGGTTGTTCCAATTCTTAATGGCACTCAATGACAGCCATGAAACCACCAAAAGGGAGATCCTCAAAAGGGACCCTCTACCTACGGTCAGGGACGCCTACGCCACCGTCCGCCGCGAAGCCACCAATGACGGAGTACTCAAGCCCGCAACCACCGATGTACGAGAAACCCAAATGAACGGAGGTATCGGAGTGGGGCTGGCAGCACGTAGCGGCGGACGGCCCGGGCAGAACCCAAGTCGTGGGGAGGACCGGCGAATTGAAGATGACCGAAACAAATTGATTTGCGGTCACTGCGGGGGGAGAAAACACACCAAAGATCAGTGTTTTCTCCTCGTCGGCTACCCCGAATGGTGGGACGAAATGAAGAAGCGGAGAGCATAGCGAAATTGGTCGAATAAGGGAAACAGAGTTGCTCCGGCAGCGGGGGAGAGAGACCGGGCTACCGGCGCCGCAAATGCAGAGGGCAGCACCGGACCCACCACCACTGGAAGGAGTGACGCAGCCGGAACAGAGAATGCAGCGGTGGCTCAATTTGGGGAAGGAATAGTGACGGCACAAATTGGTGAAGGTAAAGAGGGGTTTGATTCTAAATTAAACCCCTCACTTCCACCTTTACTACAATTCGGTCCCCCAAAATCCGGAGTATATGAAAAGATACCTCATTCTCTATTTATGCGGCCCCCGAATAAGCTTAAATTAGATATTGACCCCATATATTCTCACATTGTTGGAAAAGGCCCCCAGACTCTAGGGAATTAGAATTTGAGCCACAAATTAATTGCAAAAACAGTTTTCAAGTCCTAGAGAATATTTCTGCAGCCTGTAGCATGTCCGAATCCTCGCATAAGGATAAGGATTGAATTTTCgattgtggggcaaccgacACTATGTCATTTGATAAGTCTGATTTTACTGGGATAACCAAACCTCACAAAAACTACGTTcaaactgccaatggggaattaCTTACTGTCCAGGGAACGGGAACTATTCAGATTTCACACGCTCTAAAAATCTCAAATTGCCTATATGTGCCGACCTTGTCTCATAAATTGTTGGCGGTTAGTCATGTCACGAAAGAACTTAATTGCACCTTACTAATGCAACCATccttttgcatgttacaggatattcagacgGGGACGATTGTTGGGCGTGGCACTAAGCGACGTGGTctctactatgtggatgaggtaGCTCAACAGAGTATCgcgatgctgactcacggatccacagacagacaggcttggctATGGAAACGACCAGTTGGATGCAGATGaatcttcaccataaaaagacgAGCCGATGGTTCCAttgagagatacaaggcaaggCTGGTAGCAAAAGGCTACACTCAGACGTATGGGATTGActacgacgagactttctcaCCGGTGGCTAAAATGAGCACAGTAAGAATTCTATTGTCTGTTGCAGCAAATCAGAACTGGCCCCTACATCAGCTCGACGTTACTAATGCATTCTTGCATGGAGAACtgaaaaaggaagaagaagtatacatggaggTCCCACCTGGCTATTCTAGTGAATTCGACCCAGGAGAAGTATGTCGCCTAAAGAAAACATTGTACGGTCTGAAACAGTCACccagagtatggtttgggaagttCAGCCAGGCAATGCAGAAGCATGGATACCAGCAAAGCAACTCAGATCATACTCTTTTCCTCAAGAAAAAAGGTGACAACATAACTTGTCTCCTAATCTATGTGGATGCTATGATAATCAC
This window contains:
- the LOC121758271 gene encoding WUSCHEL-related homeobox 4-like isoform X2, whose amino-acid sequence is MSPVRTQASMKVARGYESATLALACKRLRPLAPASASTAAAFDIKSFIRPESGTRRHGNSDYQKRESVQAVPGGTRWSPAQEQIEILERLYQGGMRTPNAQQIEQITAQLANYGKIEGKNVFYWFQNHKARERQKQKLGRLRPPPPFTAGEELDCGGQKRKCGPRAFDQSVEVDYRCLEEGEDRTLKLFPLHPEGRS
- the LOC121758271 gene encoding WUSCHEL-related homeobox 4-like isoform X1, whose protein sequence is MSPVRTQASMKVARGYESATLALACKRLRPLAPASASTAAAFDIKSFIRPESGTRRHGNSDYQKRESVQQAVPGGTRWSPAQEQIEILERLYQGGMRTPNAQQIEQITAQLANYGKIEGKNVFYWFQNHKARERQKQKLGRLRPPPPFTAGEELDCGGQKRKCGPRAFDQSVEVDYRCLEEGEDRTLKLFPLHPEGRS